A genomic window from Tolypothrix sp. PCC 7910 includes:
- a CDS encoding cobalt-precorrin-6A reductase, which translates to MTNTKVLILGGTGDAAEIAARVATIPEVEAIASLAGRTRQPSIPSGNVRIGGFGGVAGLVSYLQEMSIDFVIDATHPFASQISWNAAAATAEVGIPRLLFNRPAWEKLNGDRWIEVESITDAAAALSNQAQRVFLTVGRQELSAFAHLEGIWFLMRVIDSPSADALTPPGLVLCDRGPFALDNEREILIHYKIDTIVSKNSGGDATYAKIIAARELGIQVVMVKRPAIPPGEQVSNVEDVVAWLLGNL; encoded by the coding sequence ATGACAAACACCAAAGTTTTAATTTTAGGTGGGACGGGAGATGCAGCGGAAATAGCTGCAAGAGTTGCTACTATCCCAGAAGTGGAAGCGATCGCATCTTTGGCTGGTCGTACTCGTCAACCGTCAATTCCGTCTGGAAATGTGAGAATTGGCGGGTTTGGTGGTGTGGCGGGTTTGGTTAGCTATTTGCAAGAGATGAGTATTGATTTTGTGATAGATGCTACTCATCCCTTTGCTAGCCAGATTTCTTGGAATGCGGCGGCGGCTACTGCTGAAGTTGGTATTCCTCGTTTGCTGTTCAATCGTCCTGCATGGGAAAAGCTAAATGGCGATCGCTGGATTGAAGTTGAGAGTATTACTGATGCAGCCGCAGCACTATCAAATCAAGCACAACGAGTATTTTTAACTGTTGGTAGACAAGAACTCAGCGCTTTTGCACATCTAGAAGGAATTTGGTTTTTGATGCGGGTAATCGATTCGCCTAGCGCTGATGCTTTGACTCCGCCGGGTTTGGTATTGTGCGATCGCGGCCCTTTTGCTTTAGATAATGAACGAGAAATTCTTATTCACTACAAAATAGATACTATCGTTAGCAAAAATAGTGGCGGTGATGCGACTTATGCCAAAATTATTGCGGCACGAGAACTCGGTATACAAGTTGTGATGGTAAAACGTCCAGCTATACCGCCAGGTGAACAAGTAAGTAATGTTGAAGATGTTGTGGCTTGGTTGCTGGGTAATTTGTAA
- a CDS encoding DUF1778 domain-containing protein, with protein MSETSPAKDSRIDLRVTQEQKELLEKAASLRGISLSAYTLSHLLPIAKQEIDNQERLVLSDCDRDLFMSMMENPPELQGNLKTTIKKYRAKYGQ; from the coding sequence ATGTCAGAAACCTCACCAGCTAAAGATAGCCGTATTGACTTGAGAGTGACCCAAGAACAAAAGGAACTCCTAGAAAAAGCCGCTTCCCTCAGAGGAATTTCCTTAAGTGCCTATACTCTGTCTCACCTTTTACCCATTGCCAAACAAGAAATAGACAATCAGGAAAGGCTAGTGCTTTCAGATTGCGATCGCGATTTATTTATGTCCATGATGGAAAATCCCCCAGAACTCCAAGGGAACTTGAAAACAACCATCAAAAAATATCGGGCTAAATATGGACAATGA
- a CDS encoding pentapeptide repeat-containing protein — MATPIVRRSNNQSSRSKDPEKSSSLPLLSKRFAAWATEMTLVVASGLVPFGFGVYANSRSDLNRVPLNPVLVVTERAIARPLALPVSYGIRNVAWPTNILWSLALLGPVTISTWQLYLLAKTGSTIPKRRFGIKVVNEQGTAPGFGAVVIREGLGRWTVPLSVAYLLWRYSLAFPNLGIFAVLALLAIASEGIGLPAKNGRRAIHDILAGTYTVDATRPLPASFSDASRESQAAVSSDAESLADDQEGATASDNTPAHPLVALIRRNPNLTLMGVTLVSMVAVLATLVGTQVYIQTQETQRKSQQINSQQFLELVKQLNSSSIATLEERRSAIVAMGTLNDPQAIQFLADLLVKETNPTLVDTVQQALANIGIKALPELKNQNQFLAGELGSGGNYAFQRLQLNQKAINKILAVYSGQSNGLDLSRSQLGVVGSGENSSFNLVLDNVDLSGIKFKSANLNQASFKGTRFRSVGEDGRWDTYDDVIADLTQVQMKQANLTDANLSRVLLNRSDLSRATLNRANLSDARLIAANLSSAQLVGADLRGAVLENASLTGADLGDAKLNEADLYAARLGRVVAIGTQLSYANLTKTDWQGSDLSGADLERVNLSNANLSATRMTGAVLRSAQMENANLQNADLSLVDLRGANVAGADFKNAVLSPNKQDPADEFVQTPSKGSVSAVVQGVDFSQAKNLDPKQLAYICTQGGIHPRCP; from the coding sequence ATGGCGACCCCAATTGTTAGGAGAAGTAATAATCAATCTAGTAGGTCAAAAGACCCGGAAAAATCGAGTTCACTGCCATTATTAAGCAAGCGCTTTGCAGCTTGGGCAACAGAAATGACGCTGGTGGTTGCCAGTGGTTTGGTTCCCTTCGGCTTTGGAGTGTATGCCAATTCTAGAAGTGATTTGAACCGTGTACCGCTGAATCCTGTTTTAGTGGTCACAGAAAGAGCGATCGCTAGGCCTTTAGCTTTGCCTGTTAGCTATGGTATTCGTAACGTAGCCTGGCCAACTAATATTTTGTGGAGCCTGGCTTTATTAGGGCCTGTGACGATTTCGACATGGCAGTTATATTTACTAGCAAAAACAGGTAGCACCATTCCCAAACGTAGATTTGGGATTAAAGTGGTGAACGAGCAAGGAACAGCGCCGGGTTTTGGCGCTGTGGTAATCCGCGAAGGATTAGGACGTTGGACTGTACCGTTATCTGTAGCCTATCTGCTGTGGCGCTACAGTTTAGCCTTTCCTAACTTAGGAATTTTCGCAGTTTTGGCCTTATTAGCGATCGCATCTGAAGGAATTGGCTTACCTGCAAAAAATGGGCGGCGGGCAATACATGATATTTTGGCAGGTACTTATACAGTAGATGCCACTCGCCCTTTACCAGCTTCATTTTCAGATGCTAGCCGCGAAAGTCAAGCCGCTGTCAGCAGTGATGCTGAGTCATTGGCGGACGATCAAGAAGGAGCCACGGCATCAGACAATACACCAGCACATCCTCTAGTGGCACTGATTCGGCGTAATCCTAATCTCACACTGATGGGTGTAACACTGGTTAGTATGGTAGCTGTGTTGGCAACTTTGGTGGGTACTCAAGTCTACATCCAAACTCAAGAAACTCAGCGGAAATCGCAGCAAATCAACAGCCAACAGTTTCTAGAACTCGTCAAACAACTTAACTCTAGCTCAATTGCTACTCTGGAAGAACGCCGCAGTGCAATTGTAGCAATGGGTACTCTTAACGACCCCCAAGCAATTCAATTTTTAGCAGATCTACTGGTTAAGGAAACTAACCCTACCCTAGTAGATACAGTACAACAAGCTTTGGCAAATATCGGTATCAAAGCCTTACCGGAGTTAAAAAATCAAAATCAGTTTCTTGCTGGAGAATTGGGTTCTGGAGGTAATTATGCATTCCAGCGATTACAACTCAATCAAAAAGCCATCAACAAAATTCTCGCTGTTTACAGTGGTCAAAGTAACGGCCTTGATTTGAGCCGCAGCCAATTAGGTGTTGTCGGTTCTGGAGAAAATTCCTCGTTCAACTTAGTCTTAGATAACGTTGATTTATCTGGAATTAAATTCAAATCCGCCAATCTCAATCAAGCTAGCTTTAAAGGCACTCGTTTTCGCAGTGTTGGTGAAGATGGACGCTGGGACACCTACGATGATGTCATTGCTGATTTAACTCAGGTGCAGATGAAGCAAGCCAATCTCACCGATGCTAATCTTAGCCGGGTATTGCTAAACCGTAGCGATTTGAGCCGCGCTACTCTCAACAGGGCTAACTTATCTGATGCTCGTTTAATTGCTGCTAACCTCAGCAGCGCCCAGCTAGTGGGAGCCGATTTGCGTGGTGCAGTATTAGAAAATGCCAGCTTAACTGGGGCAGATTTAGGCGATGCCAAATTAAACGAAGCTGATTTATATGCAGCTCGTTTAGGACGTGTAGTGGCAATAGGCACTCAGTTGTCCTATGCCAACTTAACCAAAACCGATTGGCAAGGCTCAGATTTATCTGGCGCTGATTTAGAACGTGTTAATCTCAGCAATGCGAACTTGAGCGCTACTCGTATGACTGGCGCAGTTTTGCGTTCTGCTCAAATGGAAAACGCCAACTTGCAAAATGCTGATTTGAGCCTTGTTGATTTACGGGGCGCAAATGTTGCTGGCGCTGATTTTAAAAATGCAGTTCTTTCGCCCAACAAACAAGATCCAGCAGATGAATTTGTCCAAACACCATCTAAAGGTTCCGTTTCTGCTGTAGTCCAAGGAGTTGATTTTTCTCAAGCTAAAAACTTAGATCCCAAACAGCTCGCTTACATTTGTACTCAAGGCGGGATTCATCCGCGTTGTCCGTAG
- a CDS encoding trans-aconitate 2-methyltransferase encodes MTDISVPNNDWNTALYQDKHAFVWQYGEDLLKLLNPQPGESILDLGCGTGQLTEKIAQAGAEVWGIDHAPEMIEKARQNYPHLHFDVADATNFQVEQPVDAVFSNAVLHWVKQADLAIASIHQALKPRGRFVAEFGGKGNVQTIVSALYSALTAIAIPEPQTRNPWYYPSIAEYTTLLERQGFEVIYANLYPRPTVLADKEAGLANWIKMFASTFFVGMSTEQQAQVIQQVEDTLRPTLYQSGNWTADYRRIRIVAIKV; translated from the coding sequence ATGACTGATATTTCCGTACCAAATAATGATTGGAATACTGCCCTTTATCAAGATAAACACGCTTTTGTCTGGCAATATGGCGAAGACTTGTTAAAATTACTCAACCCTCAACCAGGGGAATCAATTTTGGATCTCGGTTGTGGTACAGGACAATTAACAGAAAAAATTGCCCAAGCTGGGGCTGAGGTATGGGGAATTGATCACGCACCTGAGATGATTGAGAAGGCTAGACAAAACTATCCTCATCTGCACTTTGATGTTGCTGATGCAACAAATTTTCAAGTTGAACAGCCTGTAGATGCGGTGTTTTCTAACGCTGTTTTACATTGGGTGAAACAAGCAGATTTAGCGATCGCATCCATACATCAAGCACTCAAACCCAGGGGACGGTTTGTGGCAGAATTTGGCGGTAAGGGTAATGTACAAACGATTGTCTCAGCTTTGTATAGTGCATTGACAGCAATTGCAATTCCCGAACCACAAACCAGGAATCCTTGGTATTATCCCAGTATTGCTGAATATACTACTCTGCTAGAACGGCAAGGGTTTGAGGTAATTTATGCGAACTTATATCCTCGCCCAACTGTGTTAGCTGATAAAGAAGCAGGCCTCGCCAACTGGATTAAAATGTTTGCCAGCACTTTCTTTGTGGGAATGTCTACTGAACAACAAGCACAGGTAATCCAGCAAGTAGAAGATACTTTGCGTCCGACTCTTTATCAATCAGGAAATTGGACAGCAGACTACCGCAGAATTCGGATTGTGGCTATTAAAGTCTAA
- a CDS encoding GNAT family N-acetyltransferase gives MDNESEKRWNFVPINKKHQKENFDCGYPVLNDYLKKYARQNHEKGIAKTFVAISQSQSLKIEGFYTVSASVIEFASLPESDQKGMPTYPIPAILIGKLAVDNSVTGQGLGGELLVDALLRAVKASQEIGIFAVRVDAIDMKAKEFYLKYEFIPFKDKPLSLFLPMETIFREFI, from the coding sequence ATGGACAATGAGTCTGAAAAAAGATGGAATTTTGTCCCTATTAATAAAAAGCATCAAAAAGAGAATTTTGACTGTGGTTATCCAGTTTTAAATGATTATCTCAAAAAATACGCTCGACAAAATCATGAAAAAGGAATTGCTAAAACTTTTGTTGCTATTTCTCAATCTCAATCCTTAAAAATAGAAGGGTTTTATACAGTTAGTGCTAGTGTCATAGAGTTTGCATCTCTACCAGAATCTGATCAAAAAGGAATGCCTACCTATCCAATTCCAGCAATACTAATTGGTAAGTTAGCTGTAGATAACTCAGTCACAGGGCAAGGATTAGGAGGAGAATTACTAGTAGATGCACTTTTGAGAGCAGTCAAAGCTTCTCAAGAAATTGGCATTTTTGCTGTGAGAGTTGATGCTATAGATATGAAGGCAAAAGAATTCTATCTAAAATACGAATTTATTCCTTTTAAAGATAAACCTCTTTCACTGTTTTTACCGATGGAAACTATCTTCAGAGAATTTATATAA
- a CDS encoding DUF1636 domain-containing protein, which translates to MTAVNISASNLGECSHTLFVCKTCASVWQDGKRVGESGGEMLLQKLEILAQDWELRDQFPIQQVECMSACNRSCVVAFAAQGKTTYLFGDLAVDDCASAVLECASQYYSKPDGLLPWSERPAALKKGVLAKIPPIGG; encoded by the coding sequence ATGACTGCTGTGAATATTTCTGCAAGTAATTTGGGTGAGTGTTCCCATACTCTATTTGTTTGCAAAACCTGTGCCAGTGTTTGGCAAGATGGAAAGCGTGTAGGCGAAAGTGGTGGGGAAATGCTATTACAAAAACTAGAAATTCTGGCTCAAGATTGGGAGTTGCGAGATCAGTTTCCCATTCAGCAAGTGGAATGCATGAGTGCTTGTAACCGTTCCTGTGTTGTCGCCTTTGCTGCACAAGGTAAAACTACATATCTGTTTGGTGATTTGGCGGTGGATGATTGTGCATCTGCTGTTTTGGAATGCGCTAGTCAATACTACAGCAAGCCTGATGGTTTACTACCTTGGTCAGAACGCCCAGCAGCCTTGAAAAAGGGTGTTTTGGCGAAGATTCCCCCGATTGGGGGATGA
- the cbiE gene encoding precorrin-6y C5,15-methyltransferase (decarboxylating) subunit CbiE encodes MVGKWLSIVGIGEDGLQGLSAIARSLVDQAEIIVGGDRHLAMLPSDDQRQKITWTSPISNSVADIIQHRGQAVCVLASGDPMCYGIGVTLTKQIPISEITIIPAPSAFSLACARLGWSLTEVETVSLCGRPPELIQSYIYAGARLLILSAGKDTPGIVAKILTQRGFGNSKITVLERMGGTQERIVESTAASWNETDIAALNAIAVDCVADSGVVSLPRIPGLPDNAYHHDGQLTKHEVRAITLATLAPIPGELLWDVGAGCGSISIEWMRTHPRCRAIAIEQNSTRLQYIADNAAALGVPNLQIVAGKAPNSLQNLPQPDAIFIGGSVTADGLFDICWSALKPGGRLVANVVTIEGEQTLFNWYEKVGGNFTRIAIQRAEPIGKFLGWRGMAPVTQWIAIKSFAIH; translated from the coding sequence ATGGTAGGTAAATGGCTTTCGATTGTTGGCATTGGTGAAGATGGATTACAGGGGTTAAGTGCGATCGCTCGTTCCCTAGTGGATCAAGCTGAAATTATAGTAGGAGGCGATCGCCATTTAGCAATGCTTCCTAGCGACGATCAACGCCAGAAAATTACCTGGACTTCTCCCATTAGCAACTCAGTAGCCGACATTATCCAACATCGCGGCCAAGCTGTATGTGTCCTCGCCAGCGGCGATCCCATGTGTTACGGGATTGGTGTCACTTTAACAAAGCAAATTCCTATCTCCGAAATCACGATTATTCCTGCACCTTCAGCTTTCAGTCTCGCCTGTGCCAGATTAGGATGGTCATTAACAGAAGTAGAAACCGTCAGCTTGTGCGGTCGTCCACCTGAACTGATTCAGTCTTATATTTATGCTGGGGCGCGACTGCTGATTTTGAGTGCAGGTAAAGACACACCTGGGATTGTGGCAAAAATTTTGACACAACGCGGCTTTGGTAACAGTAAAATTACGGTTTTAGAAAGGATGGGTGGTACACAGGAACGCATTGTAGAAAGTACCGCAGCATCTTGGAATGAAACAGATATCGCCGCCTTAAATGCGATCGCAGTTGATTGTGTTGCTGATTCTGGGGTTGTATCTTTGCCCAGAATCCCAGGATTACCAGATAACGCCTATCATCACGATGGACAATTAACCAAACATGAAGTCAGGGCCATTACCCTAGCTACCCTAGCACCAATACCAGGAGAACTCTTGTGGGATGTAGGCGCGGGTTGCGGTTCAATTTCCATAGAATGGATGCGGACTCACCCTCGATGTCGTGCGATCGCGATTGAACAAAACTCAACTAGATTGCAATACATTGCCGATAATGCAGCCGCTTTAGGTGTACCAAATCTGCAAATTGTTGCCGGAAAAGCACCAAATTCTCTGCAAAATTTACCTCAACCTGATGCTATTTTTATCGGCGGTAGCGTAACAGCCGATGGTTTATTTGATATTTGTTGGTCAGCACTCAAACCAGGTGGTAGGTTAGTTGCCAATGTTGTCACTATTGAAGGCGAACAAACCTTATTTAACTGGTATGAAAAAGTTGGTGGAAACTTCACCCGCATTGCAATTCAACGCGCTGAACCAATCGGTAAATTTTTAGGCTGGCGAGGAATGGCACCTGTCACTCAGTGGATAGCAATAAAATCTTTTGCTATACATTAA
- a CDS encoding Uma2 family endonuclease gives MVTQRQPQQPHIHETPALIPPLESGDRLSRHEFERRYQAMPNHKKAELIEGVVYLASPLRFKRHAEPHGKVVIWLGTYQIATPGVNLGIEPTVRLDQDNEPQPDAVLFIDQSWGGQSRLTEDDYIEGAPELVIEIAASSAAYDLHDKKKAYRRNGIQEYIVWQILENKLDWFCLQESEYVPLEANADGILQSQVMPGLWLAVSALLDGDMSQVMAVLQAGLSSPEHTEFVARLAGNK, from the coding sequence ATGGTGACACAACGACAGCCACAGCAACCACATATTCATGAAACTCCAGCTTTAATTCCACCTTTAGAAAGCGGTGATAGATTGTCGCGCCATGAATTTGAGCGTCGCTATCAAGCTATGCCAAATCATAAAAAAGCTGAATTAATTGAAGGAGTCGTCTACTTGGCATCACCTCTACGTTTTAAACGTCATGCAGAACCACACGGTAAGGTTGTTATTTGGTTGGGAACCTATCAAATTGCAACTCCTGGTGTCAATTTAGGAATTGAACCAACTGTCAGGCTAGATCAAGATAATGAACCACAACCAGATGCAGTTTTATTCATCGATCAAAGCTGGGGGGGACAGTCACGTTTAACAGAGGATGACTATATTGAAGGCGCACCAGAGTTAGTTATAGAAATTGCTGCTAGTAGTGCAGCTTATGATTTACACGATAAAAAAAAGGCTTATCGGCGTAATGGTATTCAAGAATATATTGTTTGGCAGATATTAGAAAATAAGCTGGATTGGTTCTGCTTACAGGAAAGTGAATATGTGCCTTTAGAAGCTAATGCAGATGGTATTTTGCAAAGTCAAGTAATGCCGGGTTTATGGTTAGCTGTTTCAGCTTTACTGGATGGGGATATGTCTCAAGTAATGGCGGTTTTACAAGCAGGGTTGAGTTCGCCTGAACATACAGAATTTGTGGCAAGATTAGCAGGGAATAAGTAG